From the genome of Deltaproteobacteria bacterium:
TTTTGGTGTGAAAGAGTCATCCGTAAATCAATTGAACATCACCGAGTTTAAGGCCAAGTGTTTGAGCCTTTTGGACAAAACCGCTAAAAAGGGGGTGGAGTACATCATCACCAAACGGGGGGAACCGATCGCGCGGGTGATCCCGGCTAAAAAGGAAAAACGCTCTTTGAGAGGGTCCCTGAAAGGGAAGGCCTCAATCCATGGCGATATCGTCCACTTCGACACCTCCGACCTGTGGGAAGCCCTCAAAGAATGAAATACGTCCTCGATACCC
Proteins encoded in this window:
- a CDS encoding type II toxin-antitoxin system prevent-host-death family antitoxin, whose protein sequence is MKESSVNQLNITEFKAKCLSLLDKTAKKGVEYIITKRGEPIARVIPAKKEKRSLRGSLKGKASIHGDIVHFDTSDLWEALKE